One window of the Triticum dicoccoides isolate Atlit2015 ecotype Zavitan chromosome 3B, WEW_v2.0, whole genome shotgun sequence genome contains the following:
- the LOC119274268 gene encoding 60S ribosomal protein L9 yields MKTILASETMEIPEEVTVKVSAKMISVTGPRGTLTRNFKHLNLDFQLQEGGRKLKVDAWFGTRKTMAAIRTAISHVQNLITGVTKGFRYKMRFVYAHFPINASITAANRGIEIRNFLGEKKVRKVDMLDGVTILRSEKVKDEIVLDGNDIELVSRSAALINQKCHVKNKDIRKFLDGIYVSDKGAIKEE; encoded by the exons ATGAAGACGATCCTGGCGTCGGAGACGATGGAGATCCCGGAGGAGGTGACggtgaaggtgtcggcgaagatgaTCTCGGTGACGGGGCCGCGGGGGACGCTGACCCGCAACTTCAAGCACCTCAACCTCGACTTCCAGCTGCAGGAAGGCGGCCGGAAGCTCAAGGTGGACGCCTGGTTCGGCACCCGCAAGACCATGGCCGCCATCCGCACCGCCATCTCCCACGTCCAGAACCTCATCACCGGCGTCACCAAGGGCTTCCGCTACAAGATGCGCTTCGTCTACGCCCACTTCCCCATCAACGCCTCCATCACCGCCGCCAACCGCGGCATCGAGATCAGGAACTTCCTCGGCGAAAAGAAG GTAAGGAAGGTCGACATGCTTGACGGTGTGACGATCCTGCGGTCTGAGAAGGTCAAGGATGAGATCGTCCTTGATGGCAACGACATTGAGCTCGTCTCTCGCTCTGCTGCCTTGATCAACCAG AAATGCCACGTGAAGAACAAGGACATCAGGAAGTTCTTGGACGGTATCTATGTCAGCGACAAGGGCGCCATCAAGGAAGAGTAG
- the LOC119280419 gene encoding uncharacterized protein LOC119280419: protein MARLLLFAADHAAGAPGAASLVLVVFVVLVVAAVVVSLCTSSTHEKLWGQQRGSSSSAPLPKSDSSVGASNRKRLLSATLSGIGGKAARMVSWNRRAPGGSSSDDEEAVAALGLDDDDEAVWRKAIIMGDKCRPLQFSGHIAFDSDGNQLPPPPPAVKKAAPDVHAES from the coding sequence ATGGCAAGGCTCCTTCTCTTCGCCGCCGACCACGCCGCCGGAGCGCCGGGGGCGGCGAGTCTCGTCCTCGTCGTCTTCGTGGTGCTCGTCGTCGCGGCGGTCGTGGTGTCGCTGTGCACCAGCAGCACGCACGAGAAGCTGTGGGGGCAGCAGCGCGGGTCCTCGTCGTCCGCGCCGTTGCCGAAATCGGACAGCAGCGTCGGCGCGAGCAACCGGAAGCGCCTGCTGTCGGCCACGCTCAGCGGGATCGGCGGCAAGGCGGCCAGGATGGTGTCGTGGAACAGGCGGGCGCCGggcggcagcagcagcgacgacgaggaggcggtggccgcTCTGGGGCTggacgacgacgacgaggccgtGTGGAGGAAGGCCATCATCATGGGGGACAAGTGCCGGCCGCTGCAGTTCTCCGGGCACATCGCCTTCGACTCCGACGGCAACCagctgcccccgccgccgccggcagtcAAGAAAGCCGCCCCCGACGTCCACGCCGAGAGTTGA